One genomic segment of Catalinimonas alkaloidigena includes these proteins:
- a CDS encoding universal stress protein, producing MYQLKRILVCVDLSEMDEDVIRYSSEIAKITEADSVYFLHAAKDLNLPQDVANKYQDVLAPVDETIKRQVEDTVYSYFSKEDNTEEHIDILEGKPTDTVLKYAKRKNVDLIILGKHTHKGKPKINQGKIAELSHCSVLFVPKGANIQIRSIMVAADFSENSKRALEQAMHIKEKNDDVKIYGHNVYTVPHGYHKTGKSYDEFAEIMKGHAEKDAQKFFKKHHIEQDMCEMHFTLSDDDKVHDELNDFAVEKDVDLIMVGSQGRTAAASILLGSVAEHILHYNNNIPVFIVKEKNHNMSFLEALLKI from the coding sequence ATGTACCAGCTCAAAAGAATTTTGGTGTGTGTAGACCTAAGTGAAATGGACGAGGATGTAATAAGGTATTCATCCGAGATAGCAAAAATCACTGAGGCTGACAGTGTGTATTTTTTGCATGCGGCCAAAGACCTTAACCTTCCTCAGGATGTAGCTAACAAATATCAGGATGTGTTGGCTCCTGTAGACGAAACCATCAAACGTCAGGTAGAAGACACAGTTTACTCATACTTTAGTAAAGAGGATAATACCGAAGAGCATATTGATATACTGGAAGGTAAACCTACCGACACTGTCCTAAAATACGCTAAACGTAAAAACGTAGACCTTATCATTTTGGGTAAACATACCCATAAAGGGAAGCCTAAAATCAACCAGGGAAAAATTGCCGAATTAAGCCATTGTTCAGTACTTTTTGTCCCCAAGGGAGCAAATATTCAAATTCGTAGTATCATGGTAGCTGCCGACTTTTCAGAAAACTCCAAAAGAGCGCTGGAACAGGCTATGCACATCAAAGAAAAAAATGACGATGTTAAAATATATGGGCATAATGTATACACCGTACCGCATGGCTACCATAAGACTGGCAAAAGCTATGATGAATTTGCCGAAATTATGAAAGGCCATGCAGAGAAAGACGCACAAAAGTTCTTCAAGAAACACCATATTGAACAGGACATGTGCGAGATGCATTTTACCTTAAGTGATGACGATAAAGTTCATGACGAGCTGAATGACTTTGCTGTTGAAAAGGATGTTGACCTGATTATGGTAGGTTCACAGGGTAGAACTGCCGCTGCTTCTATACTCCTCGGAAGTGTGGCCGAACACATTCTACACTACAATAACAATATTCCTGTTTTTATCGTCAAAGAGAAAAATCATAATATGAGCTTTCTGGAAGCATTGCTGAAGATTTAA
- a CDS encoding UDP-N-acetylmuramate--L-alanine ligase, whose product MQNNISRVHFIAIGGSVMHDLALHLAKKGVKVSGSDDEIYDPAKSALKAQGLLPEQFGWFPEKITDEIDAIVLGMHARPDNPELKRAQELGLKVYSYPEYIYEQSKDKQRIVIAGSHGKTTITSMILHVLQYLDREFDYVIGAKTATVEGLVKLSDAPVIVIEGDEYLTSPIDPSPKCLKYQHHIGLISGIAWDHYNVFPTLDDYVKQFELFADASPKGGSLIYCEEDDLATMIGGKERADVNRIEYRAHPHLVKDGVTYLKTEEGDVKIQLFGYHNMQNISGAMEVCLRIGVLKKDFYQAMPSFGGASKRLELVASNAHTSVFKDFAHAPSKLLASSKAVKQQYPGRTLVACMELHTFSSLNKEFITQYQDTLNDADIGVVYHNPEVSRHKKLEPLTDGLIKEAFNRNDLKIFTDSQSLKNFLEEQEWTNKNLLLMSSGNYGGIDLDAFGKSIVASN is encoded by the coding sequence ATGCAAAACAACATTTCCAGGGTACACTTTATTGCTATAGGTGGTAGCGTCATGCATGATCTGGCCTTGCACCTTGCCAAAAAAGGTGTGAAGGTGAGCGGGTCTGATGATGAAATATATGATCCTGCTAAATCCGCTTTAAAAGCCCAGGGGCTTCTTCCCGAGCAATTCGGATGGTTTCCCGAAAAAATTACTGACGAAATAGACGCTATTGTACTGGGAATGCATGCACGTCCGGATAATCCTGAACTGAAAAGAGCGCAGGAGCTGGGTTTGAAGGTTTATTCTTACCCTGAATATATATACGAACAAAGCAAAGATAAGCAACGTATCGTGATTGCCGGTAGTCATGGCAAAACAACGATTACGTCCATGATACTCCATGTGCTGCAATATCTAGATAGGGAATTTGATTACGTTATCGGAGCTAAAACAGCTACAGTAGAAGGGCTGGTAAAACTTAGTGACGCACCGGTCATCGTGATTGAAGGAGACGAATATCTGACTTCTCCAATAGACCCCTCCCCCAAATGTTTGAAATACCAGCATCATATCGGTCTGATCAGCGGTATTGCCTGGGATCATTACAATGTGTTTCCTACGCTGGATGATTACGTAAAACAGTTTGAGCTGTTTGCCGATGCTTCCCCCAAAGGAGGCTCGCTGATTTACTGCGAGGAGGATGACCTGGCTACCATGATTGGTGGCAAAGAAAGAGCAGATGTGAACCGTATTGAATACAGGGCGCATCCCCACCTTGTCAAAGATGGTGTTACCTATCTGAAAACTGAGGAAGGGGATGTGAAAATACAGTTGTTTGGTTACCACAATATGCAGAATATCAGTGGTGCTATGGAAGTATGCCTGCGGATCGGGGTACTCAAAAAAGATTTCTACCAGGCTATGCCTTCATTTGGCGGTGCCAGCAAAAGGCTGGAACTGGTGGCCTCCAACGCGCACACTTCAGTTTTCAAGGATTTTGCACATGCCCCTTCCAAGCTTCTGGCTTCTTCCAAGGCTGTTAAGCAGCAGTATCCCGGTCGTACACTGGTCGCTTGCATGGAGTTGCATACGTTCAGCAGCCTCAATAAAGAGTTTATTACGCAGTACCAGGATACGCTTAATGATGCTGATATAGGGGTGGTGTATCATAATCCTGAGGTGTCTCGTCATAAGAAACTGGAACCTCTTACTGATGGACTTATCAAGGAGGCTTTCAACCGGAATGACCTTAAAATATTTACTGACAGTCAAAGCCTGAAGAACTTTTTAGAGGAACAGGAATGGACAAATAAAAATCTGCTACTTATGAGTTCAGGTAATTATGGAGGAATAGACCTGGATGCTTTCGGCAAATCAATCGTAGCAAGTAATTAA
- a CDS encoding 3'-5' exonuclease, translating to MNLKLKNPLAFFDLETTGTNVSNDRIIEIHIIKMKPNGEHEEKNLRVNPQIPIPEESSLIHGIYDKDVKDLPPFKAIAKELHKFLEGCDLSGFNIIRFDVPMLVEEFLRENIDFDISNRKLVDSQKIFHLMEKRTLSAAYEFYCKKSLEDAHSAEADTRACMEVLFAQVEKYQDRQVVDTKGNPLGTIKGDVNSLHNISSTKMVDLAGRFVFNDQGVEVFNFGKFKNRPILDVLQSEPAYYDWMMRGDFPLDTKRKLTEIRLKSFKYKR from the coding sequence ATGAACCTTAAGCTGAAGAACCCTCTCGCATTTTTTGACCTTGAAACTACCGGGACCAATGTATCCAACGACAGGATCATTGAAATACACATCATCAAGATGAAACCCAATGGGGAGCATGAAGAAAAGAATTTACGCGTAAATCCTCAGATTCCTATTCCTGAGGAGTCCAGCCTAATACATGGCATATACGATAAGGATGTTAAAGACCTTCCTCCATTCAAAGCAATTGCCAAAGAGCTGCATAAATTTTTGGAAGGCTGCGATCTGTCAGGTTTTAATATCATTCGTTTTGACGTGCCCATGCTGGTAGAAGAGTTTCTCAGAGAGAATATTGACTTTGACATCAGCAACAGGAAACTGGTAGATTCTCAGAAAATTTTTCACCTGATGGAAAAGAGGACGCTATCCGCTGCCTATGAGTTTTATTGTAAGAAGTCACTGGAAGATGCGCATAGTGCTGAGGCCGATACCCGTGCATGTATGGAGGTCTTATTTGCTCAGGTGGAAAAGTACCAGGACAGGCAGGTCGTAGATACCAAGGGTAATCCGCTGGGTACTATTAAAGGTGATGTAAACTCTCTCCACAATATTTCCAGTACCAAAATGGTTGATCTTGCCGGGCGCTTTGTTTTTAATGATCAGGGGGTGGAAGTGTTTAATTTCGGAAAATTTAAAAACCGCCCTATTTTAGATGTATTACAGTCAGAGCCAGCCTATTATGACTGGATGATGCGCGGTGATTTTCCTCTGGATACAAAAAGAAAATTAACAGAAATCAGGTTGAAGAGTTTTAAATACAAGCGATAA
- a CDS encoding bifunctional alpha,alpha-trehalose-phosphate synthase (UDP-forming)/trehalose-phosphatase, whose product MAKTIIVSNRLPIKIQRNEKRQLEYHTSAGGLATGLGSIYKEGNNLWIGWPGLVSSRKDEKAEITDAIAKESMIPVFLTEDDIKDFYEGFSNETLWPNFHYFIQYAIYDPKLWEAYKRVNRKFAEEIAKKCDPDDTLWIHDYQLMLVPGMLRERFPQASIGFFLHIPFPSYEIFRLLPWRKELLNGVLGSDLIGFHTYDDMRHFLSSVSRLAGLSNTQGQVMVGNRSVMVDSFPMGIDYDKYAEAAASPEALEREVHYRISLGDQKLILSIDRLDYSKGIPQRLKAFELFFERYPQYRDKISLIMVVVPSRDQVGKYKELKEEVDRLVGRINGRYGKINWTPVHFFYRSFPLEELSAFYRMADVALVTPMRDGMNLVCKEFIASKINKKGVLILSEMCGASKELSDAILINPNDMDQLVEALHRALTMPESEQILHNTNMQNSLKRYNISHWVDLFMTSLTNIKKAQGGMQTRKLDELSMEKMLNVFSKADHRLIFLDYDGTLTGFHPDPKDAKPDDELRGIIKKLTEEEKNKVVIISGRDKDTLQEWLGDQQVDIIAEHGVWMREHAKDWRTITAMKNEWKKEIFPVLELYVNRTPGSFIEEKDYSLVWHYRKVETGLGELRTRELTSHLKYLSSNSNLQVLEGDMVVEIKDREVNKGRTALQFLNQYKHDFVVAIGDDFTDEDTFKAMPKDAYTIKVGSKTSAARFSVNTFKDVRDLLKALLAY is encoded by the coding sequence ATGGCTAAAACCATTATTGTATCTAATCGCCTGCCGATCAAAATACAGCGAAATGAAAAAAGACAGCTAGAATATCATACAAGTGCCGGAGGCCTGGCCACTGGCCTGGGGTCTATTTACAAAGAGGGTAATAACCTCTGGATTGGATGGCCGGGACTGGTCTCTTCCCGCAAGGATGAAAAAGCTGAAATCACTGATGCTATCGCCAAGGAAAGCATGATTCCGGTTTTTCTTACCGAAGATGACATCAAGGATTTTTATGAAGGTTTTAGTAATGAAACCCTCTGGCCGAATTTCCATTACTTTATACAGTACGCTATCTATGATCCCAAGCTATGGGAAGCATACAAGCGGGTAAACCGTAAATTTGCTGAAGAGATAGCAAAAAAATGTGACCCTGACGATACACTTTGGATACACGATTATCAGTTGATGCTGGTGCCTGGCATGCTGAGGGAGCGTTTTCCTCAGGCAAGCATCGGCTTTTTCCTGCATATCCCATTTCCTTCTTATGAAATCTTTCGCCTCTTACCCTGGCGTAAAGAGTTGCTCAACGGGGTGCTGGGCTCTGACCTGATTGGTTTTCATACGTATGATGACATGCGTCACTTCCTGAGTTCGGTGAGCCGACTGGCAGGCTTGAGTAATACGCAGGGTCAGGTAATGGTAGGCAATCGCTCGGTGATGGTAGACTCTTTTCCCATGGGAATAGACTATGACAAATACGCGGAGGCAGCGGCTTCACCTGAAGCCCTGGAACGTGAAGTACATTACCGTATTTCCCTGGGCGATCAGAAACTGATACTTTCTATTGATAGACTGGATTATTCCAAAGGAATTCCCCAGCGGCTGAAAGCTTTTGAGCTATTTTTTGAACGCTACCCGCAATACCGGGACAAAATCTCTCTGATTATGGTCGTAGTACCATCCCGAGATCAGGTAGGTAAATACAAAGAACTGAAAGAAGAGGTAGATAGATTGGTAGGACGTATCAACGGTCGCTATGGTAAAATCAACTGGACGCCAGTGCACTTTTTCTACCGTTCTTTCCCTCTGGAAGAGCTTTCCGCTTTTTACCGCATGGCCGATGTAGCGCTGGTTACCCCTATGCGTGATGGCATGAACCTGGTGTGCAAAGAGTTTATCGCCAGTAAAATCAATAAGAAGGGCGTATTAATTCTGAGTGAGATGTGCGGAGCTTCCAAAGAGCTTTCTGATGCCATTTTGATCAATCCCAATGATATGGATCAGCTGGTAGAAGCCCTGCATCGGGCGCTTACTATGCCTGAATCTGAGCAAATTCTGCACAACACCAATATGCAGAACTCTCTGAAGCGTTATAATATTTCTCATTGGGTAGATCTGTTTATGACCAGCCTGACCAATATCAAGAAAGCGCAGGGAGGCATGCAGACAAGAAAGCTTGATGAGCTCTCTATGGAAAAGATGCTGAACGTATTCTCCAAAGCGGATCACCGGCTCATCTTTCTTGACTATGATGGTACTCTTACCGGCTTCCATCCCGATCCCAAAGATGCCAAGCCTGATGATGAACTCAGAGGAATTATCAAAAAGCTCACCGAGGAAGAGAAGAACAAGGTAGTCATCATCAGTGGCAGGGATAAGGATACCCTACAGGAATGGTTGGGAGACCAACAGGTAGACATCATCGCTGAACATGGAGTCTGGATGCGGGAACATGCTAAGGATTGGCGTACGATTACCGCCATGAAAAATGAGTGGAAGAAAGAAATATTTCCTGTACTGGAGCTTTATGTTAACCGTACGCCCGGCTCATTCATTGAAGAAAAAGACTATTCATTGGTATGGCACTACCGTAAAGTGGAAACAGGTCTGGGAGAGTTACGTACCCGCGAACTGACCAGCCATCTGAAATATTTGTCTTCCAACAGCAATTTACAGGTACTGGAAGGGGATATGGTGGTGGAGATCAAAGACAGGGAAGTGAACAAGGGGCGTACCGCTTTGCAGTTTCTCAACCAATACAAGCACGACTTTGTAGTTGCTATTGGCGATGATTTTACCGATGAAGATACATTCAAGGCTATGCCTAAGGATGCTTATACGATCAAAGTAGGAAGTAAAACATCAGCCGCCCGTTTTAGTGTCAACACTTTTAAAGATGTGAGGGATTTGTTGAAAGCTTTATTGGCATACTAA
- a CDS encoding glycoside hydrolase family 15 protein has protein sequence MSKHTYDFGVIGNCAFLALVHKNTNVNWLCWPRFDSSFVFGGLLDDEKGGEFSILPSSDTYKSHQYYIENTNVLCTEIENEDGKYRVTDFAPRFFQYDRYFKPLMLVRKIEPLSGTPRVKVKCEPVGEYGGLKPSMNQASNHIKFLGLKSEIRLTTNISLTYIMEDQHFVLNDTRYLVLTYGAPLEAPVESTSEIFQQKTVNYWQHWVKSTSISDFYQQQVIRSALVLKIHQFEDTGGIIASTTTSLPEAPGSGRNWDYRYCWLRDTYYTLTAFNHIGHFEELEKYFYYIANISASQKSRYQPLYSISGSDLLVEKIMDLKGYLGNQPVRVGNQAYEHIQNDVYGQVLLSLLPLYVDHRFINDERTGSQNLVYDVLHKIEEVMYEPDAGLWEFRDLSQYHCYTYLFHWAGSSAALKIAKRLKDKKLEQKATQLKQAAVDKIEECYDPNRTVYTQAVGTKNLDASTLQLIMMNYLDGNSDKAKNHLKSLEKELKSEDGLFYRYLHMDDFGMPETTFLICAFWYVEALACVGRVDEAARTFENIMGYSNHLGLFSEDVDAATGSQWGNFPQAYSHVGLVNAAFRIATKLDAPDFLE, from the coding sequence ATGAGCAAACATACATACGACTTTGGCGTGATAGGAAACTGTGCTTTTTTGGCACTGGTTCATAAGAATACGAATGTAAACTGGCTTTGCTGGCCCCGCTTTGATAGCAGCTTTGTTTTTGGAGGACTTCTTGATGACGAAAAGGGGGGTGAATTTAGTATTCTACCTTCTTCCGATACATATAAATCACACCAGTACTATATAGAAAACACCAATGTCTTATGTACTGAGATAGAAAATGAAGATGGTAAGTACAGGGTCACTGACTTTGCCCCCCGTTTCTTTCAGTATGATCGGTATTTTAAGCCTCTGATGCTGGTCCGTAAGATAGAGCCCCTTTCAGGTACTCCCAGGGTCAAGGTGAAATGTGAGCCTGTGGGTGAGTATGGTGGCTTGAAGCCTTCTATGAATCAGGCTAGCAACCACATCAAATTTCTGGGCCTTAAAAGTGAGATCAGGCTAACTACCAATATCTCATTGACTTACATCATGGAAGATCAGCACTTTGTGCTGAATGATACCCGCTATCTGGTGCTCACTTATGGTGCCCCTCTGGAGGCTCCGGTAGAAAGTACTTCCGAGATATTTCAACAGAAGACTGTCAACTACTGGCAGCACTGGGTAAAAAGTACCAGTATCAGCGACTTTTATCAGCAACAGGTAATCCGCTCTGCTTTGGTGTTGAAGATTCACCAGTTTGAGGATACCGGAGGCATTATTGCTTCTACTACCACCAGCTTACCCGAAGCACCGGGCAGTGGTCGAAACTGGGATTACCGTTATTGCTGGCTCCGCGATACTTATTATACCCTTACGGCTTTTAATCATATCGGTCACTTTGAAGAACTGGAAAAGTACTTTTACTATATCGCTAATATTTCTGCCAGCCAGAAAAGCCGGTATCAGCCGCTCTACTCCATCAGTGGAAGTGACTTGCTGGTTGAAAAGATTATGGACCTGAAAGGATATCTGGGAAACCAGCCGGTAAGGGTAGGAAATCAGGCGTATGAGCACATTCAGAACGATGTGTACGGGCAGGTATTATTATCCTTATTACCCCTGTATGTCGACCACCGCTTTATCAATGATGAGCGGACAGGCTCACAAAACCTGGTGTATGATGTACTTCACAAAATAGAGGAAGTGATGTATGAACCGGACGCCGGTCTCTGGGAATTCCGCGACCTGAGTCAGTACCATTGCTATACTTATCTTTTCCACTGGGCTGGCAGTTCCGCTGCATTAAAGATTGCTAAAAGACTCAAAGACAAAAAACTGGAACAGAAAGCAACTCAGCTAAAACAGGCTGCCGTTGATAAAATAGAGGAATGCTATGATCCTAACCGAACTGTATACACTCAGGCAGTAGGCACCAAAAACCTGGATGCCAGCACTTTACAGCTTATCATGATGAACTACCTGGATGGCAATTCAGACAAAGCAAAGAACCATCTAAAGAGTCTGGAAAAAGAATTGAAGTCTGAAGATGGTCTCTTCTATCGCTATCTGCACATGGATGATTTTGGTATGCCTGAAACGACATTTCTGATTTGTGCTTTCTGGTATGTAGAAGCGCTAGCCTGTGTAGGGCGTGTGGATGAAGCTGCCCGCACTTTTGAAAATATCATGGGCTACAGTAATCACCTGGGCCTTTTCAGTGAAGATGTTGATGCCGCGACTGGCAGCCAGTGGGGTAATTTCCCTCAGGCTTACAGTCATGTAGGTTTGGTAAACGCAGCATTCCGTATTGCCACCAAACTAGATGCTCCTGATTTTCTGGAGTAA
- a CDS encoding fumarylacetoacetate hydrolase family protein: MKILAIGRNYAEHIKELNNESSGEPVVFMKPDTALLKNNDPFYYPDFTNDIHFEVEILLKIAKEGKYIQEKFAHKYYEEIGIGIDFTARDLQQKAKEKGLPWLLAKGFNGSAPISEFVPKDQFDLGDLNFSLKVDEQIRQQGNTSMMLFKFDFLVSYLSKYFTLKKGDIIFTGTPKGVGAIEKGEVLTAYIEDKKMLECEIK, translated from the coding sequence ATGAAAATATTAGCCATCGGCCGTAATTATGCCGAACACATAAAAGAATTAAATAATGAAAGCTCTGGAGAGCCGGTAGTCTTTATGAAGCCGGATACTGCTTTGCTTAAAAACAATGACCCTTTTTATTATCCTGACTTTACTAATGATATACATTTTGAAGTAGAAATTTTGCTAAAAATTGCAAAAGAGGGAAAGTACATACAGGAGAAATTTGCGCACAAATATTACGAAGAAATAGGTATAGGCATTGACTTTACGGCTCGGGATTTGCAACAGAAAGCCAAAGAAAAAGGCCTTCCCTGGTTGCTGGCTAAAGGCTTTAACGGTTCTGCGCCAATCTCAGAATTTGTGCCCAAAGATCAGTTTGACCTGGGAGATCTCAATTTCAGCCTGAAGGTAGATGAGCAAATAAGACAGCAGGGGAATACAAGTATGATGTTGTTTAAGTTTGACTTCCTGGTAAGCTATCTGTCAAAGTATTTTACCTTAAAAAAGGGTGATATCATCTTTACCGGAACTCCCAAGGGAGTCGGTGCTATTGAGAAAGGGGAGGTCTTAACGGCTTATATAGAAGACAAAAAAATGTTGGAGTGTGAAATCAAATAG
- a CDS encoding M23 family metallopeptidase, protein MKSNRITLLLSLLLVSTIFTSLKPEGEPAEDYYIFPINPGQRNYLSGNFCELRSSHMHAGLDIKVGGVVGAPVHAAAQGYISRIKISWGGYGNALYLQHPNGTTTVYAHLDQFNDRIAEYVREAQYRNKTFDIELFPDKADLQVKRGEVIGKAGNSGSSGGPHLHFEIRDANQVPMDPLQYNFSEIVDNIAPYVRKVALVTLDKDARINGQFGRFEFPVRSNGNRYEVSENIKVHGKIGVEIAAFDRADGVRNVYGVTAAAMTFDGEPQFSYLTDKMSFSQTKNIHVFTNYEERYRQDRTFFRLYVADGNTLPLYKTSRNQGKLIIKDNEQHQVDVKLTDHYGNSSSLRLSLKGAQPEPESNFKIRYFSKPYNNKNYHVRGNTLQLYVPVEKDPEGMYERKLAKFFANRMDYEEPPAYVVNDMAIYLWDLRRGTPDSVDLCGSQEKLPIKMKVPAYNAFSFYQPEMDIYFSKSALFDTLYLTTDYKVDADREIFTIHEDNTPLKGSINIKLKPKMLPPGPRDKMNVYRISNSGDLSYEGGEWNGNTISFNTRSFGDYVLATDTISPVITPINVSAKQLKFKIEDQMSGIKSYNMYVDGKWVLMRYDYKWDVIWTDSDDQRADLSGDYKLVVEDIAGNEMVFEGKI, encoded by the coding sequence GTGAAATCAAATAGAATTACTTTACTGCTATCGTTACTTTTAGTTTCAACCATATTTACCTCTCTAAAACCTGAAGGGGAGCCTGCAGAGGATTATTATATCTTTCCTATCAACCCGGGGCAGCGAAATTATCTCTCGGGTAATTTTTGCGAGCTCAGGAGCTCTCATATGCATGCGGGGCTGGATATTAAGGTTGGAGGAGTGGTGGGTGCTCCGGTGCATGCCGCAGCACAAGGTTATATCAGCAGGATAAAAATTTCATGGGGGGGGTACGGTAATGCGCTTTATCTTCAGCATCCCAACGGTACAACGACAGTCTACGCTCACCTGGATCAGTTTAACGACAGGATAGCAGAGTATGTCCGTGAGGCGCAGTACAGAAACAAAACTTTTGACATAGAGCTTTTTCCTGACAAAGCTGACCTTCAGGTAAAGAGAGGAGAGGTAATTGGTAAAGCCGGCAACTCCGGCTCCTCCGGCGGACCACACCTACACTTTGAGATCAGAGATGCCAATCAGGTTCCTATGGACCCTTTACAATATAACTTTAGTGAGATTGTAGACAATATTGCTCCATATGTGCGCAAAGTAGCATTAGTGACTCTGGATAAAGACGCTCGTATTAATGGTCAGTTTGGCAGATTTGAATTTCCGGTTCGCAGTAACGGAAATCGCTATGAAGTGAGTGAAAACATCAAAGTACATGGTAAGATAGGCGTAGAAATCGCTGCTTTTGACCGGGCCGATGGCGTGCGTAATGTATATGGAGTAACGGCTGCCGCAATGACTTTTGATGGAGAGCCTCAGTTTAGTTACCTCACTGATAAAATGTCTTTCTCACAGACTAAGAATATTCATGTTTTTACGAATTACGAAGAGCGCTATCGTCAGGACCGTACTTTCTTCAGGTTATATGTAGCAGATGGTAATACCTTACCGCTCTATAAAACCTCGCGCAACCAGGGAAAGCTTATTATCAAAGATAATGAACAGCATCAGGTAGATGTGAAATTGACCGATCACTATGGGAACAGTAGCAGCTTACGTTTGTCTTTGAAAGGTGCACAGCCTGAGCCGGAAAGCAACTTTAAGATTCGTTATTTCAGCAAGCCTTATAACAATAAAAACTACCATGTCCGGGGAAACACCTTACAACTCTATGTACCGGTAGAAAAGGACCCCGAAGGAATGTATGAGAGAAAACTGGCTAAGTTCTTCGCTAACCGTATGGATTATGAAGAGCCTCCTGCTTATGTAGTAAATGATATGGCCATTTACCTTTGGGACTTGAGACGTGGCACCCCGGATTCAGTGGATCTGTGTGGAAGTCAAGAGAAGCTTCCAATTAAAATGAAAGTGCCGGCCTATAATGCTTTCAGCTTCTATCAGCCTGAGATGGATATCTACTTTTCCAAATCCGCTCTTTTTGATACTTTATACCTGACTACTGACTATAAAGTAGATGCTGACCGCGAGATATTTACCATTCATGAAGATAATACTCCCCTTAAAGGTAGTATCAATATCAAACTGAAGCCTAAAATGCTACCCCCCGGCCCTAGAGATAAAATGAACGTGTATCGTATCTCTAATTCAGGTGATTTAAGTTACGAAGGAGGTGAGTGGAATGGTAACACCATCTCATTCAATACCCGTTCGTTCGGAGATTATGTGCTGGCTACTGATACGATCTCTCCGGTAATTACGCCTATCAATGTGAGTGCCAAGCAGCTAAAATTCAAGATTGAAGACCAGATGTCAGGTATCAAAAGCTACAATATGTATGTTGACGGTAAGTGGGTTTTGATGCGCTATGATTACAAATGGGATGTAATCTGGACTGATTCTGATGACCAAAGAGCGGATCTTTCAGGAGATTACAAGCTTGTGGTGGAAGATATAGCTGGCAATGAAATGGTGTTTGAAGGAAAAATATGA
- a CDS encoding YdcF family protein, translating to MFFILSKTLYFLIMPVTLIVLAFLLSWFYKKYRRLFLLTGLILLLLFTNYMIGNALVRWWEIPPTPLNELPAYQVGIVLGGITSDKDPRDRVHVSGAADRILHAIHLYREGKIDKILISGGSGKILKDDIPEAELLKKILLLSKVPEKDIMIEASSRNTRENALFSAKILNENYKPERFLLITSAFHMRRAKACFEKVGLEVDTYSVDMRGNEFEFTPDELFIPTSTAIGSWEVVIRELTGMLAYKISGYI from the coding sequence ATGTTTTTCATCCTTTCCAAAACTTTGTATTTTCTGATCATGCCGGTTACATTGATTGTGCTGGCGTTTTTGTTAAGCTGGTTTTATAAAAAATACCGCCGGCTTTTTTTGTTGACCGGGCTTATATTGTTACTGCTATTTACAAACTACATGATCGGCAATGCCTTGGTACGCTGGTGGGAAATACCTCCTACACCCCTCAATGAACTCCCTGCCTACCAAGTAGGAATCGTTTTAGGAGGAATTACTTCAGATAAAGATCCTCGTGACAGAGTGCATGTAAGTGGTGCTGCTGACAGAATTCTGCATGCTATTCATTTATACCGTGAAGGAAAAATTGATAAGATATTAATCAGCGGCGGGTCAGGGAAAATTCTGAAAGATGATATTCCTGAGGCAGAGCTGCTTAAGAAAATTCTACTGCTCAGCAAAGTGCCGGAAAAAGATATCATGATAGAAGCTTCCTCAAGAAATACACGCGAGAATGCCTTGTTCAGTGCAAAAATTTTAAATGAGAATTATAAACCGGAACGATTTCTTCTGATCACTTCTGCTTTTCATATGCGGAGAGCCAAAGCTTGTTTTGAAAAAGTGGGGTTGGAAGTGGATACTTATAGCGTAGACATGCGTGGCAATGAATTTGAGTTTACGCCTGACGAGCTGTTCATCCCTACCTCTACAGCTATTGGAAGCTGGGAAGTCGTAATACGTGAACTAACGGGAATGCTGGCCTACAAAATCTCCGGATACATCTGA